Proteins co-encoded in one Deinococcus aerius genomic window:
- a CDS encoding DUF3105 domain-containing protein has translation MNRTTSSPPARDRSRRVLGLVLPALLAACSSRDLAGVQKFTFQAGDHREGRLVYAQTPPAGGPHNPSWQNCGVYTSALYNEYVVHSLEHGAVWITYGPTLSPEDVRTLAGLAQGRTHVLVSPNGQQTAPVVLTAWGAQLPVDGVGDARIRAFLDRYEQGPTTPERGAACTGGYSGTR, from the coding sequence ATGAACCGGACCACCTCTTCCCCGCCCGCCCGTGATCGTTCGCGCCGGGTCCTGGGGCTGGTCCTGCCCGCCCTGCTCGCGGCCTGCTCCTCACGGGACCTCGCCGGGGTGCAGAAGTTCACCTTCCAGGCGGGGGATCACCGCGAGGGCCGGCTGGTGTACGCGCAGACGCCGCCCGCCGGGGGGCCCCACAACCCGTCCTGGCAGAACTGCGGCGTGTACACGTCGGCGCTGTACAACGAGTACGTCGTGCACAGCCTGGAACACGGCGCGGTGTGGATCACGTACGGGCCGACCCTTTCCCCGGAGGACGTCCGAACCCTGGCGGGTCTGGCCCAGGGCCGCACGCACGTCCTCGTCTCCCCGAACGGGCAGCAGACCGCGCCGGTGGTCTTGACCGCGTGGGGCGCGCAGCTCCCGGTGGACGGGGTCGGCGACGCCCGCATCCGGGCCTTCCTCGACCGCTACGAGCAGGGTCCGACCACACCCGAGCGCGGGGCCGCCTGCACCGGCGGCTACTCGGGCACCCGGTGA
- a CDS encoding response regulator transcription factor has protein sequence MATVLIVDDDPAILEVLTAYLVAEGHSVETEDDGLAALPRLARADVAILDWMLPGMTGVELTAHARREHPQLPVLLLTARGEEEDRLRGLNAGADDYVVKPFSPREVVARVRALLRRVGVQDHIQAGPLTMNLRSRAATLHGQPLALSRTEFDLLATLAQHPGLVWSRERLMERVWGPDFPGVTRVVDVHITAVRRKLGDDADAPTFIETVRGLGYRFRED, from the coding sequence ATGGCCACGGTGCTGATCGTGGACGACGATCCGGCGATCCTGGAGGTGCTCACGGCCTACCTGGTGGCGGAGGGCCACAGCGTGGAGACCGAGGACGACGGGCTGGCGGCGCTGCCCCGGCTCGCCCGCGCCGACGTCGCCATCCTGGACTGGATGCTGCCCGGCATGACCGGCGTGGAACTCACCGCCCACGCCCGGCGGGAGCATCCCCAGTTGCCGGTCCTGCTCCTGACCGCCCGGGGCGAGGAGGAGGACCGCCTCAGGGGCCTGAACGCCGGGGCCGACGACTACGTCGTCAAGCCCTTCAGCCCCCGCGAGGTGGTGGCGCGCGTCCGCGCCCTGCTGCGCCGCGTCGGGGTGCAGGACCACATCCAGGCTGGTCCGCTGACGATGAACCTCAGGAGCCGCGCCGCCACGCTGCACGGCCAGCCGCTGGCCCTCTCGCGCACCGAGTTCGACCTGCTCGCCACCCTGGCGCAGCACCCCGGCCTGGTCTGGTCGCGCGAGCGGCTGATGGAGCGGGTGTGGGGTCCGGACTTCCCGGGCGTGACCCGGGTGGTGGACGTGCACATCACCGCCGTGCGCCGCAAGCTGGGGGACGACGCGGACGCGCCCACCTTCATCGAGACGGTGCGCGGGCTGGGCTACCGGTTCCGGGAGGACTGA
- a CDS encoding sensor histidine kinase yields MRLFPRLLLNHLMCVAVTAAVLLLAAEVAAQPFIGHHVDEMIRLIGPEGGRLRGDLTGGMRGTLTRALLAALPLALLVATGIAWASARRVTASVRALQSGSGAIASGEYARRLPEAGQDELADLARSFNRMAGTLERVEQTRVELIGNVAHELRTPVSAVRGYAEAAQDGVLPAGQALEAIAREVAGMERLVQDLSLVSRVEAGRVELKVGDIPLAELLSQAQDRFALAFEDRGIAFQVDLPPGPLTIRADPERAQQILANLLRNALRHTPPGGTVRVSAQTEGAHVYVSVTDTGSGIAPEHLDRVFERFFRADPARTPGEGSGVGLTIARGLARAMGGDLSVRSAPGQGSTFTWAVRRA; encoded by the coding sequence ATGCGCCTGTTTCCCCGCCTGCTGCTCAACCACCTGATGTGTGTCGCGGTGACGGCCGCCGTGCTGCTCCTGGCGGCCGAGGTGGCCGCCCAGCCCTTTATCGGGCACCACGTGGACGAGATGATCCGGCTGATCGGCCCGGAGGGGGGGCGGCTGCGCGGGGACCTCACCGGGGGGATGCGCGGCACCCTGACGCGCGCCCTGCTCGCGGCCCTGCCGCTGGCCCTGCTGGTCGCCACCGGGATCGCCTGGGCCTCCGCCCGGCGGGTCACCGCGTCGGTGCGCGCCCTGCAGTCGGGCAGCGGCGCCATCGCCAGCGGGGAGTACGCGCGGCGGCTGCCGGAGGCCGGGCAGGACGAACTCGCCGACCTCGCGCGCAGCTTCAACCGCATGGCGGGGACCCTGGAACGGGTCGAGCAGACGCGGGTCGAGCTGATCGGCAACGTCGCCCACGAGCTGCGCACCCCGGTCAGCGCCGTGCGCGGCTACGCCGAGGCGGCCCAGGACGGCGTCCTGCCCGCCGGACAGGCCCTGGAGGCCATCGCGCGGGAGGTGGCGGGCATGGAGCGGCTGGTGCAGGACCTCAGCCTCGTGAGCCGGGTGGAGGCCGGTCGGGTGGAGCTGAAGGTGGGGGACATCCCCCTGGCCGAACTCTTGTCACAGGCCCAGGACCGCTTCGCGCTGGCCTTCGAGGACCGCGGGATCGCGTTTCAGGTGGACCTGCCCCCGGGTCCCCTGACGATCCGGGCAGACCCCGAGCGGGCGCAGCAGATCCTCGCCAACCTGCTGCGCAACGCCCTGCGGCACACCCCGCCGGGCGGAACGGTCCGGGTGTCCGCCCAGACGGAGGGAGCCCACGTCTATGTCTCGGTCACGGACACGGGCAGCGGCATCGCGCCCGAGCACCTCGACCGGGTGTTCGAGCGCTTCTTCCGGGCGGACCCGGCCCGGACCCCGGGAGAGGGAAGCGGGGTAGGCCTGACCATCGCCCGTGGACTCGCCCGGGCGATGGGGGGGGACCTGAGCGTGCGCTCGGCGCCCGGACAGGGCAGCACCTTCACCTGGGCGGTGCGTCGGGCCTGA
- a CDS encoding winged helix-turn-helix domain-containing protein, with amino-acid sequence MLEGFALHPAQPEVESRVVDVDVGNLRRKLGEGMILTVRGHGDRLGEVGP; translated from the coding sequence CTGCTCGAAGGCTTCGCCCTCCACCCGGCCCAGCCGGAGGTGGAGAGCCGGGTGGTGGACGTGGATGTGGGGAACCTGCGCCGCAAGCTGGGGGAGGGCATGATCCTCACCGTGCGCGGGCACGGCGACCGCCTCGGCGAGGTGGGGCCTTGA
- a CDS encoding sensor histidine kinase has product MTFRWRLTLTYAALLGLLLMIAGALSYAAFRHTLYAGLDDALRVYAQKQAEMSLSADRKSPHKENPALDAINRQQPVRMTVYGAGGQEVDWGPSRVGFIPGAGTFQVGAERVFVLKTAGGWIQTSQSDAGVRAALGQILRLELLGVPLLLLLALLVGYLLADRALRPVDQVSDLAARIARSGQPGERVPVAPGSDELARLTRTINDMLGKLDALLTRERLFAHASAHELRTPISVIRATASLALERERSPEAYREALAQVRDVSEDMSALTHRLMELARATRPPGGHVVNLADVTLMATELHATDAQKKHMSLEVTLNDASTTGDLGALVLAAGNLIQNAIQYGPPGSAVHVSCGADDEVARLTVQDVGPGIPQEEMPRLTQPFQRGQGTQNLGGAGLGLALVQVIVEAHGGGLELANRAEGGLRAELVFPRRA; this is encoded by the coding sequence TTGACCTTCCGCTGGCGGCTCACGCTGACCTACGCCGCCCTGCTGGGCCTCCTGCTCATGATCGCGGGCGCCCTGAGCTACGCCGCGTTCCGCCACACACTCTACGCCGGGCTGGACGACGCCCTGCGGGTGTACGCGCAGAAGCAGGCCGAGATGAGCCTGAGCGCCGACCGGAAGTCGCCGCATAAGGAAAATCCCGCCCTGGACGCCATTAATCGCCAGCAACCCGTCCGCATGACGGTGTATGGCGCCGGGGGCCAGGAAGTGGACTGGGGGCCGTCCCGGGTGGGCTTCATTCCCGGGGCGGGAACGTTTCAGGTCGGTGCGGAGCGCGTCTTCGTGTTGAAGACGGCCGGGGGCTGGATTCAGACCTCGCAGTCGGACGCGGGGGTGCGGGCGGCCCTGGGGCAGATTCTGCGCCTGGAGTTGCTGGGCGTGCCCCTGCTGCTGCTGCTGGCGCTCCTGGTCGGCTACCTCCTCGCTGACCGCGCGCTGCGGCCGGTCGATCAGGTCTCGGACCTCGCCGCCCGGATTGCCCGCAGCGGCCAGCCGGGCGAGCGGGTGCCCGTCGCCCCCGGCTCGGACGAACTGGCCCGGCTGACCCGCACCATCAACGACATGCTGGGCAAACTGGACGCGCTCCTGACCCGCGAGCGGCTCTTCGCGCATGCCAGCGCCCACGAGCTGCGCACCCCCATCAGCGTCATCCGCGCCACGGCCTCGCTGGCCCTGGAGCGGGAGCGCTCCCCCGAGGCGTACCGCGAGGCCCTCGCCCAGGTGCGGGACGTCAGCGAGGACATGAGCGCCCTCACCCACCGGCTGATGGAGCTGGCCCGGGCCACCCGACCTCCCGGGGGCCACGTGGTGAACCTGGCGGACGTCACGCTGATGGCGACCGAACTCCACGCCACGGACGCCCAGAAGAAACACATGTCCCTGGAGGTGACGCTGAACGACGCCTCCACCACGGGGGACCTGGGCGCGCTGGTGCTGGCGGCAGGGAACCTGATCCAGAACGCCATCCAGTACGGCCCGCCGGGTTCGGCGGTCCACGTCTCCTGCGGGGCCGACGACGAGGTCGCCCGCCTGACCGTGCAGGACGTGGGTCCAGGGATTCCGCAGGAAGAAATGCCGCGTCTGACGCAGCCCTTCCAGCGGGGGCAGGGGACGCAGAACCTCGGCGGCGCAGGGTTGGGGCTGGCCCTGGTCCAGGTCATTGTGGAGGCCCATGGAGGCGGCCTGGAGTTGGCGAACCGTGCTGAAGGCGGCCTGCGCGCGGAACTGGTGTTCCCCCGGCGCGCGTGA
- the lnt gene encoding apolipoprotein N-acyltransferase, with the protein MNDHLAFRAWRARLNAPPLPAWLGDALAGAVLGLLGLPSPLAVLAPLPLAFLHRRLARSPDGRAAFRTALVFALAFFTLHLAWLPASLGEVLGPLGGLLTVLVLPAAALTWAVPLALTRGVFGARTLAALPFAWVLLELLRTRGPLAFPWGNPGYALTGTPLAQLASVGGVALLTLLVTLTASVLAGLGSSRRPALLALFALWSAAWLWGRWVTPAPAPTPRTAVLVQGAIDPRLKARGRTLDELGVYLDLTRGALRSGAADLVVWPETASPLPASDPGVLPALRGLGVPLLVGAPGDVPGQARNSAYGVDGGVTGRQDKRVLVPFGESLPFSRVLGFLYTPVLRSLGMAGLTSLTPGRLLNVLPLRDLRAGVSICYESVFGPLSRQAVRAGANLLVVLSNDAWFGRGAGAEQHFQMGRLRAIETRRFLLRAGNDGVSAVVDPWGRVPFRAPRGQRGAYRVAFGVSSVRTPSVRYGDWVSWGSGVALLALLPLPTRRRGGRPGGPEAGAP; encoded by the coding sequence GTGAACGACCACCTGGCCTTCCGCGCCTGGCGGGCCCGCCTGAATGCCCCGCCGCTGCCCGCCTGGCTGGGCGACGCGCTCGCCGGGGCCGTGCTGGGCCTGCTGGGGTTGCCGTCGCCCCTGGCCGTGCTGGCGCCGCTGCCGCTGGCCTTCCTGCACCGCCGGCTGGCCCGCAGCCCCGACGGGCGGGCGGCCTTCCGGACCGCCCTCGTATTCGCCCTGGCCTTCTTCACGCTGCACCTCGCCTGGCTGCCCGCCAGCCTGGGGGAGGTGCTGGGTCCCCTGGGGGGACTGCTCACCGTCCTGGTCCTGCCCGCCGCGGCCCTGACCTGGGCGGTGCCCCTGGCGCTCACCCGAGGCGTGTTCGGGGCCCGCACCCTGGCCGCCCTGCCGTTCGCGTGGGTGCTCCTCGAGCTGCTCCGGACCCGGGGACCGCTGGCGTTTCCCTGGGGCAACCCCGGGTACGCCCTGACGGGCACGCCCCTGGCCCAGCTCGCGAGCGTGGGCGGCGTGGCGCTGCTGACGCTGCTCGTCACCCTCACGGCGAGCGTCCTCGCGGGCTTGGGGAGCAGTCGGCGTCCGGCGCTGCTGGCGCTGTTCGCCCTCTGGAGCGCCGCGTGGCTGTGGGGGCGGTGGGTGACGCCCGCTCCCGCGCCCACCCCCCGCACGGCCGTGCTCGTGCAGGGGGCCATCGACCCGCGGCTCAAGGCCCGGGGGCGTACCCTGGACGAGCTGGGGGTCTACCTCGACCTGACGCGGGGCGCCCTGCGCTCGGGAGCGGCGGACCTGGTGGTGTGGCCCGAGACGGCCAGCCCGCTGCCCGCCTCCGACCCGGGGGTGCTGCCCGCCCTGCGGGGGCTGGGGGTGCCCCTGCTGGTGGGCGCTCCGGGCGACGTGCCGGGCCAGGCGCGCAACAGCGCCTACGGGGTGGACGGGGGGGTCACGGGCCGACAGGACAAACGCGTTCTGGTGCCGTTCGGGGAGAGCCTGCCCTTCTCAAGGGTGCTGGGCTTCCTCTACACGCCGGTGCTCCGGAGTCTGGGAATGGCCGGGTTGACCAGCCTGACGCCCGGGAGGCTGCTGAACGTGCTGCCCCTGCGGGACCTGCGGGCGGGCGTCAGCATCTGTTACGAGTCGGTGTTCGGGCCGCTGAGCCGGCAGGCCGTGCGGGCGGGGGCGAACCTGCTCGTCGTGCTCTCCAACGACGCGTGGTTCGGCCGGGGAGCGGGGGCGGAGCAGCACTTCCAGATGGGCCGCCTGCGCGCCATCGAGACGCGGCGGTTCCTGCTGCGGGCCGGAAACGACGGGGTGAGCGCCGTCGTGGACCCCTGGGGCCGGGTCCCGTTCCGCGCACCCCGGGGACAGCGGGGCGCCTACCGGGTCGCCTTCGGCGTCTCTTCGGTCCGCACGCCCTCCGTCCGGTACGGCGACTGGGTGAGTTGGGGGAGCGGGGTGGCGCTGCTGGCATTGCTCCCCCTACCGACCCGGAGACGTGGGGGGCGTCCGGGCGGGCCGGAGGCAGGGGCACCCTAA
- a CDS encoding peptidoglycan D,D-transpeptidase FtsI family protein, translating into MPHSFFRASDYQLSRRASVIAFLALVSFMILAVALAKLAAPPNAAPARPVVTARGPLLSADGRILAGGPLQARRYPHGSLAAPIVGFVGASGGLEGAERVYDGRLARGEALTLTLDTRVQAAVERVLEDAVRRTDAQFASAVVMETRTGNLTAMASVPGFDLNRWPQVPPDRWRNRAALDEYEPGSVVKALTVAALLNEGRTTPDTVYDTPMWRRYAGATINDIVPHPGQLRTRQILRYSSNVGMTRLVEDVPPEVLHRYFSAYGFGRPVRLGLPTGDGLLRDPEDWGALSQATMAFGQGLTVTTLQLAAAFNVLANGGRYVAPRLVVGAPTGSRAVLSRATAASMREMLHGVIDEGIRAKAELPGYHVGGKTGTAQVAVDGRYSGEVFSSTFGGFVPAGQPRFTVAVMVRGAKREYQGSQLAAPIFRDVTSALLSLHAVRPDPGP; encoded by the coding sequence GTGCCCCACTCCTTTTTTCGCGCGAGCGATTACCAGCTCTCCCGCCGGGCGAGCGTCATCGCGTTCCTCGCCCTGGTGTCCTTCATGATCCTGGCCGTCGCGCTCGCCAAACTGGCCGCACCGCCCAACGCTGCGCCAGCCCGTCCGGTGGTGACGGCCCGCGGGCCCCTCCTGAGCGCCGACGGCCGGATCCTGGCGGGCGGGCCCCTGCAAGCCCGCCGGTACCCCCACGGGTCCCTCGCCGCGCCCATCGTGGGCTTCGTGGGGGCGTCTGGCGGTCTGGAGGGCGCCGAGCGCGTCTATGATGGCCGGTTGGCGCGCGGTGAGGCGCTGACCCTCACGCTGGACACCCGCGTGCAGGCGGCGGTGGAACGGGTCCTGGAGGACGCCGTGAGGCGCACCGACGCCCAGTTCGCGTCGGCGGTCGTGATGGAGACCCGGACAGGGAACCTGACGGCGATGGCGTCCGTGCCCGGCTTCGACCTCAACCGGTGGCCGCAGGTTCCCCCCGACCGCTGGCGCAACCGCGCGGCGCTGGACGAGTACGAGCCGGGCAGCGTCGTCAAGGCCCTCACCGTCGCCGCGCTGCTGAACGAGGGCCGCACCACGCCCGACACGGTCTACGACACGCCGATGTGGCGCCGGTACGCGGGCGCGACCATCAACGACATCGTTCCCCACCCGGGTCAGCTCAGGACCCGGCAGATCCTGCGCTATTCCAGCAACGTCGGCATGACGCGTCTGGTGGAGGATGTCCCGCCCGAGGTGCTGCACCGCTACTTCAGCGCGTACGGCTTCGGGCGGCCGGTGCGGCTGGGGCTCCCCACCGGGGACGGCCTGCTGCGGGACCCGGAGGACTGGGGCGCGCTGTCGCAGGCCACCATGGCCTTTGGGCAGGGCCTGACGGTGACCACCCTGCAGCTCGCGGCGGCCTTCAACGTGCTGGCGAACGGCGGGCGGTACGTGGCGCCCCGCCTGGTCGTCGGCGCCCCCACCGGAAGCCGGGCCGTCCTGAGCCGGGCGACCGCCGCGAGCATGCGGGAGATGCTGCACGGGGTGATCGACGAGGGCATCAGGGCGAAGGCCGAGCTGCCCGGGTACCATGTCGGCGGGAAAACCGGGACGGCGCAGGTGGCCGTGGATGGGCGCTACAGCGGTGAGGTGTTCTCCAGCACCTTTGGCGGCTTTGTACCGGCTGGTCAGCCGCGCTTCACGGTCGCGGTGATGGTGCGCGGGGCGAAGCGCGAGTACCAGGGGTCGCAACTGGCGGCGCCGATCTTCCGGGACGTCACGTCGGCCCTGCTGTCCCTGCACGCCGTTCGGCCGGATCCCGGGCCCTGA
- a CDS encoding peptidoglycan DD-metalloendopeptidase family protein — MRRPLLTLLLACAVSAAAVNVTVLPGDTLPVLAARHGVTPLDLLLANPGLGPADLRPGLTVALPPGAPGPLPVVPSPAPAPPSPAVPPVTPSSPDVATSTWTVRRGDTLSAIARRHGLSLSGLLALNPGVEPERPLMVGRVLVVPVGSTPADGASVAASRLPLPLAASPATPPTSGVLRVTSTDSPAQDVPVVSPSPEEPVWPAPPPAFPAPPQGLPVSGARLTSSFSPAHPGVDLAAPQGTAIHAVAAGVVVESRFDARSGWGWTVLLEHEGGWRTRYSHNSANVAQVGEQVRGGQLIARVGSTGRSTGPHVDYRVYVAGVAVDPLALPPGPSALR; from the coding sequence ATGCGCCGTCCCCTCCTAACCCTGCTGCTGGCCTGCGCCGTCTCCGCCGCCGCCGTGAACGTGACCGTCCTGCCGGGCGACACCCTGCCCGTCCTGGCCGCCCGTCACGGCGTCACGCCCCTGGACCTGCTGCTCGCCAACCCGGGCCTGGGGCCAGCGGACCTGCGCCCGGGCCTCACCGTGGCGCTTCCGCCCGGTGCCCCGGGGCCGCTCCCGGTGGTCCCCTCGCCCGCGCCAGCCCCTCCCAGCCCAGCCGTTCCCCCGGTGACCCCCTCATCGCCGGATGTCGCCACCAGCACCTGGACGGTGCGGCGCGGGGACACCCTCTCGGCCATCGCCCGCCGCCACGGGCTAAGCCTCTCGGGCCTGCTCGCCCTCAACCCGGGGGTGGAGCCGGAGCGTCCGCTGATGGTCGGGCGCGTCCTGGTGGTGCCGGTGGGCTCAACCCCGGCTGATGGGGCGTCGGTGGCCGCGTCCCGCCTGCCTTTGCCCCTGGCCGCCTCACCCGCGACTCCACCTACCAGCGGGGTGCTCAGGGTGACCTCGACTGACTCACCCGCGCAGGACGTCCCGGTGGTTTCCCCTTCTCCCGAGGAGCCAGTATGGCCGGCCCCCCCGCCCGCCTTCCCCGCACCTCCCCAGGGACTGCCGGTGAGCGGTGCCCGGCTGACGAGTTCCTTTTCCCCGGCGCACCCGGGGGTCGACCTGGCCGCGCCGCAGGGGACGGCGATCCACGCAGTCGCCGCGGGTGTGGTGGTGGAGTCGCGCTTCGACGCCCGCTCGGGGTGGGGCTGGACCGTGCTGCTCGAACACGAGGGAGGCTGGCGGACGCGCTACAGCCACAACAGCGCGAACGTGGCGCAGGTCGGGGAACAGGTCCGGGGCGGGCAACTCATCGCCAGGGTCGGCAGCACTGGCCGCAGTACCGGGCCGCACGTGGACTACCGGGTATACGTCGCGGGCGTGGCCGTCGACCCGCTGGCCCTGCCGCCGGGCCCCTCGGCCCTGCGCTGA